The Porites lutea chromosome 11, jaPorLute2.1, whole genome shotgun sequence genome contains the following window.
ttgctccttcttctccttcCCCTTCTTCTGGGTAGCTTTGCATGTCTGACAAAGAACAGTTGTGAAAGGGGCCAGAGATTCCATACCTACTTCTGTCAATACACATTTTAATGTTAGGCTTTTTTCAAAGTATGCActtgtttaaatgtttttatttaaagaTGGTGGTCAAACCTGTTTCTACTCCAAGGACAGTTACATTTCAtatgtaatggtaacaggactgagtggagtccaattcggtctgtaatcatacgagtgattaacaaaatcggacgactgCGTAGTGGGAGtccaatttgtttaatcacgagtatgattacagaccgaattggacgacacgaagttctgttaccaattaatcataactttaacaaaatttgtgatatatagggcttttttaaaatcaaaacacaagaaattccaagattttttcgctagctatgaaaaaaaaagccatttaagcgcgcgcgtgatggcgcgtactgtccaattacttaggcatgacgcgtactgtcctattaaggctgaaatcagggcagttgagaaccaatcagatttgagaattttgttatagttatgattaagagACAAACTGTAGAATAAATTATCCCCGTCACTTTATTTAAATAATTTCTTATTTAACaatatttattgttaaaaaaggaaagctcCATTGTGTTATCAAGCTTATGTGTCGTCCCACACATGTAAATGAAGTCGTCTGAAGGTGATGAAGTGACAGGTAATCTATATTTACTCAAACTCActcaaactaaaaaacaaaacaaaaaatttaaggGGTAATTATCTCACCTTCCTGGTCTTCACGATTATGCATCAAAAGAGTACTTAACATTTTCGTCGCCTCTCTTGGATTTGTCTCCCACGCGAGAGTCAGGATAGTTTTGCCTTGTTTGTTCCTGTCTTCGGGTAACTTTCCACGGAAGAGCAATTCCCCTCCAAACTTCAAGGCCTCAAAGTATGCACTGTTCCGTGCCAACATATGCATAAACGTATCTCCTTTGAGATCGGGGGCTTTGACAATATCCATCACTTCCTTTCTTGTCAATACGGAGCTGTCTTGGAGCGCAACCAAGCGTTCCATCATTAGTTTTGtagaaaactgataaaaatcaACTTTCCACTTGGAAAATGAGCAGGCGGCCACGTGCAACGCTGTTCGCCCATTTTTGCATCTGACAGCTAAAATTTTGGGGTCGTACTCAGTTAGTAAATCCACTATTTTTTCAAATGCCTCTTTCCTCCCTTTTCGTCCTTGAAGCGGAGTCACTCTGTTCAAATGAAAGTGCTTTACTGCAAAATGCAAGGCCGTTTCGCCATCTTGATTTAACACGCGTGGACTGAAGTCATTTCGCAAAAGCCCTTCCAGGATAGCAACCTTACCGAAGGCACTCGCAAGAAATAGAAGAGGGCACCTCAGAAGCTCCAAGGGATCTGGTATGAAGCAATTGTAGTCCCATCCAGACAATTTTGCCGTCTCTATGGCCTGTTTTAAAGCTAACGGTAAATCACCCGGGCGCTCAATTCGTGAGATCGCGCAACGTCCGTCCGTGAACAACGCTGCAACCAGGTCGTGGTGCAAGAGATTGCAATTACCTCTGCAAAGCGGAGTATGATGCTTCAAAGATACTGCGGAAGCCATTTTCCAATTAGAAGTTCGTAAATTCAAAACAGACATACATACAAACAGGCGCACAGCCGATGCAAGCGCCAAACCGTAAACGCCTCTTATTCGCACTATTACGCACTATGTCTGCGTAGTAAAACACTGTACGCACTTACGCGCACATTTCCCGCGAACTGCCTCGTCCCCAGACCACCCACACGTCACGAGGCACGCCCATTTCATAAGAATAAAATGGCAAACAATAATTAATCCACTAACTCAAGACGGTTATCAATTATCAACCCAGTAGCCCAGAGGGCGTAACGTAATCCATAAAGCATGTTTGTCCATcgcgtagcctgcgtagctggcggtatcgtgtgggtgcgagatcaaagttttggcggcggagccgtgttccaaaaaaagggagtagggacgaggcgtttgatatttctcgcggcttcgccgctcgtgacagctccgccgtcaaatctcactcgactatattacaacggctccgccgccaaatctcactcgactactacacaataccgccagctacgcaggctatccaTCGCGCGGTCCATCGATCCTGGCCTAGTCTATTGAAGATTAACTTCTTTCTGTTTAATTTAGTACAAGGCTTGGTGACTTTAATAGCATTTTTGAAGTTACAGTTGTTCTCAGTTTGGCTTAGAGCACGTATTTTTGTCCGTATCtatatcattaaatttgtgaatGATCGATTGTTATGCTTTTCCTAATTTCTGTGCCTCCGCCAACTCAACAAGCACATATAGAAAAACGTGGGCTCCAAAAAGGTTCTGctgcccctgttcaagcaaatcgagattttctctggcatactgactgacCTTGCCGTATCTGCGAACTGAAACAGTCAAAGATTCGACTTAGGttcgacttttgattcaaacgtcgcatttcatatgtgccgaacttaatgaatgaattttagtaaattattattatattactgtgcaataattatcatgaGGGGGGGCCTAAAACCAGAGgggggggggccttaagttaaaataatggaaaggAGGGGGCTCTAcattagcctccccgcagacgtcctttgcggttcgtttgtcacgcattcatttctcccccacggacgtcaTTAGATTCTCAAGTAAGttgaggggggcgggggggggggggggtcttaattaaatttcacaaaatcgataatgaataaataaacattttccaaaTAGACAGATGCCACTCCTTTGACTATCCATAATGTCTAAATATTGCATCAACATAAACACATGCTTTAACTTATTTAGAATGTCAACATATGATAGATTGAAACAATCGTTCATGCACAGAAGTCACAAACCACGTTGTGAGCTTTGCCAATAAAACATTTGGCATTTAAGAGGTCCCGCAGACATGCCAGGTCTGTTCTTGATTTAAACGGCGAGAGGGTTTCTAGGTCTACAGTTTCTAGCTGAGGAATGCCACATGCTTCTGTTTCATAGTTGTCATCAATGGGTTCACCTCCCAAAGACCGAAAAATTATACAGGTTCGGGTTCTACGGCTTTCTGAGGCAGCAATCCTCTTCGtctccctttttttcttct
Protein-coding sequences here:
- the LOC140952187 gene encoding uncharacterized protein; amino-acid sequence: MSVLNLRTSNWKMASAVSLKHHTPLCRGNCNLLHHDLVAALFTDGRCAISRIERPGDLPLALKQAIETAKLSGWDYNCFIPDPLELLRCPLLFLASAFGKVAILEGLLRNDFSPRVLNQDGETALHFAVKHFHLNRVTPLQGRKGRKEAFEKIVDLLTEYDPKILAVRCKNGRTALHVAACSFSKWKVDFYQFSTKLMMERLVALQDSSVLTRKEVMDIVKAPDLKGDTFMHMLARNSAYFEALKFGGELLFRGKLPEDRNKQGKTILTLAWETNPREATKMLSTLLMHNREDQEGRSTEIDPEERISADENLVATNSPAHRLASLEFSSEGGEQSLCHLSVADEGIPYIDQVFSLSSGDNECNLSSPQEDTINNEVCSVSSEECVARVKKSYSSEEPKEGEIKKFCVEATLTSSSECLTKFTDADSSFLEFVKTEGLGLHAQTKKNIVGVVMTEYSNKLREIESRLPMLGQLISEEEMALRQKEEREQALEEELDLLKKEMLEKQRCINDLRQQCESLRDEKLLIKRKVVYCQEVEQQLESGNGSSLKKVRSE